The DNA region GGTGTTCCGCCACAAGAGCCTCCCGGCCTAGGCTCTCCCGAATCGCCACAAACTCCATTTCCGGAGTCACGATCCCACGGCGCGCATAGGCGAGTTGCGTTACCGCTCCTCCCTTCGACCGTCGCGGCTTTCGGGGGGAGGCAGGGATACGGTGCCGGGAGGCGCCGTTGCGGAGATCCCGCTCGGCCCTTTCCTCCCAGCTCCGATAGCCGTCATCAATTGGCTGCGCCTCCCGCCCGCAGTAAGGCTCGGTGTCCGCACGCTGCTCGATCCACGGAAGCCGGATCGCGGGAAGTCCCTGCGTCAGATCCACACGAGCGGACGGATCTCCATAAGGACCGGACGTGTCATATAAGCGGATATTCGGGTTGCGCTCGATTCCGCCCCCGGCCATCCGGGTCACTCCCTGGCGCACCTCCCGGAAAGGAACGCGCACCCCGGGGTTCTTCCCGGCGACGTAGACACGCTCCGATTGCGGAAAGTAGGAAAGCAGGGTTTCTCGGTTGAGAAGGGTCGATCCTTTCGACCGCTCATGATTCTGTGCCATAATCTTCTCCCTCGCCGGCGGCAACCGGAACGGGCTCGGGCGGGCACAGGGTGCGCTAGCACTCCCTCCGCCGGCATTACCCGGATCAGGTTCTCCTCGGGTCGCTCCTCCCCGGGCGCCCGCACCGTACACCGTACGGATAGCGTCCCCTCAAGGATTCGCCTCTCAGCCGCTTCCGGCTCCCCGCGCTAACGAATCAGTGGCATCCTAACCGATCCGCCGCCGTTTGCAACCGAACATCACCGGGCGACGCTCCTCTCTCTCCAGGGAACTGGAGGCGCCGGGCGGACGGCTAAGACGCGTGCGAGCCGTTGGCTCCCGGCTGCTTCTCGACCAGGGCGTAGGCCGCATGATTATGGATGCTCTCCATGTTCTCGGCTTCCACCCGATACCAGAGGATATCGCCGCGCGCGTTCAAGCGGACGGCCACGTTGCGCACCAGATCTTCGACAAATACCGGATGATCGTAGGCGTGCTCGGTCACGAATTTTTCGTCGGGCCGCTTGAGCAGGGAATAGATCGGGCTGCTCGCCGAGCCCTCGACGAGCTCGATGATCTCTTCGATCCAAATCGGCTCGCCGGATCGGATCGAGACGGTCACATATCCCCGCTGGTTGTGCGCACCCCGGTCGCTGATCGCCTTGGAGCAGGGACAGAGCGTGGTGACTGGGACGACCACCGTCATGACGAAATCGGTTTGCGGGCCGCAGGCTGCGGCTTCGAAGCGCACCTGGTAGTCGACCAGCCCGGCCGCGGTGGTCACAGGAGCCTTCTTTTCGACGAAATACGGAAAATCCATAATCAAATGCGCCACCTCGGCGTCGAGCCGTTTCTGGAGCGCGTGAACGATGGAGAAGAGATTCTTGACGTGGATGAGCCGTCCATGAGCGTTGAGCACTTCCACGAACCTGCTCATATGCGTTCCCTTGAAATGGTGGGGAAGATCGACCAGAAGGCTGACGGTGGCCACCGTCGCCTGCGTGGCGAAGCTCCGATCGCGAACCTCGATCGGGTGCCGGAACCCTTTGACGCCGACACGATCGATCCGGATCCGCCGATAATCCTGCTGGCTCTGACAGTCGGCGAGAAGTGTTCCTTGGCTCTTGTGGCTCATGGCGGAAAGTAAAAAGGATTCACAAGTCTACACCTTCGCTCGCCGGCCGCAAGGCGAGTTTATCCACGCCGGAGGCGCACGAAGGCGCGATTTTCACTTGGACGAGCAGTCCCCCTTCGCTAGCGTGACGGTGGGCAGGTAGCTCAACGGTAGAGCAGGTGCCTTTTAAGCACTTGGTTCAGGGTTCGAATCCCTGCCTGCCCACACTTTGCTCTCCTTTCTGGGCTCGGCGGATCAGTTCCCGGAAGTGGTCGCCGCGCTCTTCGAAGTCGCGGTAGGCGTTGTAGCTGGGGGCGGCCGGCGAAAAGAGGCAGCAGCTCCCCTCCGGGGTTTCGGCGATCGCCGTTCGGACCGCCGCCTCAAGAGTTTCCACGAAGAAAAGGTCTCCGGAAAACCGAACCCCGCTCCCGCGCAGAAGAGCACCGAGCCGCAAACCGGTTTCCGGCAACAAAATCACGGTCCGCAAAGAGGAGCAAGCCGCAAGCGCGCGGGCGAAGCCTTCGAGCGGCAGCCCCCGGTCCTGCCCTCCCACGATCAGGGTCCGGACGTTCGGCAAGGCGTCCAGAGCCACCAGCGCGGACTCGGGCACAGTCGAAATCGAGTCGTTGTAGAACGCTACGCCTCGGACCCGACCCGTCGGCTCCAACCGGTGAGGCAAGGGGGAGAACGAGTCGATGGCTTCCTGCATGATGGATGCGGGAATGCCCAGGAATTCGGCGGCCAGGAGGGCGGCTGCGGCATTCTTGCGATTGTGCCGGCCGAGCGGTCGGAAGCGGGAAAAATCGATCGCGGGAAGATCCTCCGGTCCTCGATAGGGCATCCGTTTCGCGGAACCCCCGTCGATTTCCAGTCGGTCGGCGACCTTGGGATCGTCCTCCGGGTAGACCAGAAAGTCGCGCTTCGATTGCCAGC from Methylacidimicrobium sp. AP8 includes:
- the folE2 gene encoding GTP cyclohydrolase FolE2, coding for MSHKSQGTLLADCQSQQDYRRIRIDRVGVKGFRHPIEVRDRSFATQATVATVSLLVDLPHHFKGTHMSRFVEVLNAHGRLIHVKNLFSIVHALQKRLDAEVAHLIMDFPYFVEKKAPVTTAAGLVDYQVRFEAAACGPQTDFVMTVVVPVTTLCPCSKAISDRGAHNQRGYVTVSIRSGEPIWIEEIIELVEGSASSPIYSLLKRPDEKFVTEHAYDHPVFVEDLVRNVAVRLNARGDILWYRVEAENMESIHNHAAYALVEKQPGANGSHAS
- the murD gene encoding UDP-N-acetylmuramoyl-L-alanine--D-glutamate ligase; the protein is MTPNSELPRFLEGKKILVWGLGREGRATAELLHRFLPGQPFAVADRSPQALQAAELAALPVDRYEEAEALRRLPEFDLILKAPGIPTRRLALDGQAGKVSCQADLFLRFAPCPVIGVTGTKGKSTTASLLAHICRSAGRKTFLVGNIGIPPFAVWGDLDPESVVVCELSSYQLEFVHSSPHIALWTNLYPEHLNYHGSFDAYASAKSRIARWQSKRDFLVYPEDDPKVADRLEIDGGSAKRMPYRGPEDLPAIDFSRFRPLGRHNRKNAAAALLAAEFLGIPASIMQEAIDSFSPLPHRLEPTGRVRGVAFYNDSISTVPESALVALDALPNVRTLIVGGQDRGLPLEGFARALAACSSLRTVILLPETGLRLGALLRGSGVRFSGDLFFVETLEAAVRTAIAETPEGSCCLFSPAAPSYNAYRDFEERGDHFRELIRRAQKGEQSVGRQGFEP